The following are encoded together in the Xanthomonas sacchari genome:
- a CDS encoding class I SAM-dependent methyltransferase, with amino-acid sequence MSRDAAAPRERFSDRVADYVRYRPSYPPALLDWVHGELGVARDALVADIGAGTGISTRLFLQAGHPTLAVEPNAAMRAAAEELLRDQPGFRAIDGSAEATTLADASVDLISAAQAFHWFDLEAVRREWARVLRPGGLALVYWNSRLLDATPFLEGYEQLLLEYGTDYSAVAERYHDDATMQRWFGDGLRGTAQFPNEQRMDFEALRGRLLSSSYAPLPGHPRHAPMLEALRALFDRHQRDGVVAFHYRTRAFAGTLT; translated from the coding sequence GTGAGCCGGGACGCCGCCGCGCCGCGCGAGCGCTTCAGCGACCGCGTCGCCGATTACGTGCGCTACCGCCCCAGCTATCCGCCGGCCCTGCTCGACTGGGTGCACGGCGAGCTGGGCGTGGCCCGCGACGCGCTGGTCGCCGACATCGGCGCCGGCACCGGGATCTCCACCCGCCTGTTCCTGCAGGCCGGGCACCCGACCCTGGCAGTGGAGCCGAACGCGGCGATGCGCGCGGCCGCCGAGGAATTGCTGCGGGACCAGCCGGGGTTCCGCGCCATCGACGGCAGCGCCGAAGCCACCACCCTGGCCGACGCCAGCGTCGACCTGATCAGCGCCGCACAGGCCTTCCACTGGTTCGACCTGGAGGCGGTGCGCCGCGAATGGGCGCGGGTGCTGCGCCCCGGCGGCCTGGCGCTGGTCTACTGGAACTCGCGCCTGCTCGACGCCACGCCGTTCCTGGAAGGCTACGAGCAATTGCTGCTGGAGTACGGCACCGACTACAGCGCGGTGGCCGAGCGCTACCACGACGATGCCACCATGCAGCGCTGGTTCGGCGACGGCCTGCGCGGCACCGCGCAGTTCCCCAACGAACAGCGCATGGACTTCGAGGCGCTGCGCGGTCGCCTGCTGTCGTCCTCCTACGCGCCGCTGCCCGGCCACCCGCGCCACGCGCCGATGCTGGAGGCGTTGCGTGCATTGTTCGACCGGCACCAGCGCGACGGCGTCGTCGCGTTCCATTACCGCACCCGCGCCTTCGCCGGGACGCTGACCTGA
- a CDS encoding DUF4190 domain-containing protein, with the protein MSTVRETNSLAVVSLIAGILGWTLMPVLGSLGAIVTGHLARAQIRREPQRFQGDGLAVGGLILGWAAVVLAMLALLAFVLFFGGLAWFASTQS; encoded by the coding sequence ATGAGCACCGTTCGCGAAACCAATTCCCTGGCGGTGGTCAGCCTGATCGCCGGCATCCTCGGCTGGACCCTGATGCCGGTGCTGGGCAGCCTCGGCGCGATCGTCACCGGGCACCTGGCGCGCGCGCAGATCCGCCGCGAGCCGCAGCGTTTCCAGGGCGACGGCCTGGCCGTGGGCGGGCTGATCCTGGGCTGGGCCGCGGTGGTCCTGGCCATGCTGGCGCTGCTGGCCTTCGTGCTGTTCTTCGGCGGGCTGGCGTGGTTCGCCAGCACCCAGTCGTGA